Proteins encoded in a region of the Dorea longicatena genome:
- a CDS encoding tRNA (mnm(5)s(2)U34)-methyltransferase — MKQSQITYWCHEIIRSQAEEGGYYIDATMGKGNDTLFLCELAGEKGKVLAFDIQQEALDVTKELLKTHGKEMQAELILDGHEHMDRYAGKESADVICFNFGYLPGGDHNLATTYRTSIEAIGKGLGILKHGGMMSLCIYSGGDTGFEEKEKILQYVKALPGKEYTVIVNEYYNRKNCPPMPVFIFKE; from the coding sequence ATGAAACAGTCACAGATCACATACTGGTGTCACGAGATCATCCGCTCGCAGGCAGAAGAAGGCGGATATTATATCGATGCGACCATGGGAAAGGGGAATGATACCCTGTTCCTGTGTGAGCTTGCCGGAGAAAAAGGAAAGGTACTTGCATTTGATATTCAACAGGAAGCTCTTGATGTGACGAAAGAATTACTGAAAACGCATGGAAAAGAAATGCAGGCAGAATTAATTCTGGATGGTCATGAACATATGGACCGGTATGCCGGAAAAGAGAGTGCAGACGTGATCTGCTTTAATTTCGGATATCTTCCGGGAGGCGATCATAATCTTGCAACCACATACAGGACCAGTATTGAGGCAATCGGAAAAGGCCTTGGCATATTGAAACACGGTGGTATGATGAGCCTGTGCATTTACAGCGGCGGAGATACCGGGTTTGAAGAGAAAGAAAAAATCCTGCAATATGTGAAAGCACTTCCGGGAAAAGAGTATACCGTGATCGTCAATGAATACTATAACCGGAAGAACTGTCCGCCGATGCCGGTATTTATCTTCAAGGAATAA
- a CDS encoding PolC-type DNA polymerase III, protein MSKPFFEVFPTLKVKDDIQMMFQGVEVTKVSTNSTRDFIRVSLYSRHLIQKKHIYEVERLLKQQLFARSHIQVSVKEQYDLSEQYTPENLMNEYYDSFLMELDQRSVVERNMLQNASYEFENGNILCLTLTDTIVAQGKKDSLSTYLSDVFEERFHRPVEIRVLYEKAKDSKLKYNEAKLEQEIEAIREQSQAVKAKKAQELEQKEEKKDEKTKAKSNSAGESGNNTKSGGRSSGGFKKGGSFGKGGYSFVRKATDDPNLIYGRDFDDETIELKNVLGEMGEITIRGKVISMETREIRNEKTIIMFAVTDFTDSIMVKMFVRNDQLADILGDIKNGAFLKLKGVTTVDRFDSELNIQSVVGIKKISDFTESRVDTAPEKRVELHCHTKMSDMDAVTDVTTLLKQAHDWGHPAMAITDHGVVQAFTDANHYIESLDKDDPFKVIYGVEGYLVDDLTDVAVNEKGQPLDDTYVVFDLETTGFSPIKDKIIEIGAVKVEHGEITDKFSTFVNPKVPIPFQITQLTSITDQMVIGAPDIETVLPQFLEFIGDAALVAHNASFDVSFIEQNCRYQDIQPDFTSVDTVAMARILLPTLSKYKLNVVANALHISLENHHRAVDDAGATAEIFVKFVEMLKDRGIYDLAKLNQFGENNADAVRKLPSYHVIILALNEVGRVNLYTLISMSHLKYYARRPRIPKSELSKYREGLLVGSACEAGELYQAILNDKSEERIAKIANFYDYLEIQPLGNNQFMIESPKITKVQNEEDLKEINRKIVALGERFNKPVVGTCDVHFMNPEDEVYRRIIMAGKGFGDADNQPPLYLRTTDEMLEEFEYLGSAKAREIVIENPVKIAEMVEKITPVRPDKCPPVIPDSDKMLRDICYNKAHSMYGENLPEIVTERLERELNSIISNGFAVMYIIAQKLVWKSVEDGYLVGSRGSVGSSFVATMAGITEVNPLSPHYYCKKCHYSDFDSEEVRKFAGGCGWDMPDRVCPVCGEKLIKDGFDIPFETFLGFKGNKEPDIDLNFSGDYQSNAHKYTEVIFGAGQTFRAGTVGTLADKTAFGYVKNYYEEHGQGKRKCEIDRIVQGCTGIRRSTGQHPGGIIVLPLGEEINSFTPVQHPANDMTTDIVTTHFDYHSIDHNLLKLDILGHDDPTMIKTLEEYISSPAMDNEYNETDNRFDATKIPLDDPGVISLFHDTSALGIKPDDIGGCPVGCLGIPEFGTDFVIQMVVDTKPNTISDLIRISGLSHGTDVWLNNAQELIRSGKATISTAICTRDDIMTYLINKGMDSEESFTIMERVRKGTVAKGKCKEWPEFKKDMAEHNVPDWYVWSCEQIKYMFPKAHAAAYVMMAYRIAYCKINYPLAYYGAYFGIRADAFSYEIMCQGKEKLQYYIDDYNRRSATLSKKEQDTMKDMKIVQEMYARGFEFEPLDIYKAQATKFLIVNGKLMPPLSSIDGMGEKAAEAVAEASKDGTYLSLDDFRQRTKASKTVIDTMVELGILADLPASNQLSLFDF, encoded by the coding sequence ATGAGTAAACCGTTTTTTGAGGTATTTCCGACATTAAAAGTAAAAGATGATATACAGATGATGTTTCAGGGTGTGGAAGTGACGAAAGTTTCTACCAATTCAACAAGGGATTTTATCCGTGTCAGCCTTTACAGCAGACATCTGATCCAGAAAAAACATATTTACGAAGTAGAACGCCTGCTAAAACAGCAGCTGTTTGCCAGAAGTCATATCCAGGTGTCGGTAAAAGAGCAGTATGATCTTTCAGAACAGTATACACCGGAAAATCTGATGAATGAATATTATGACAGCTTCCTGATGGAACTGGATCAAAGAAGCGTAGTAGAGCGGAATATGCTGCAGAATGCAAGTTATGAATTTGAAAACGGAAATATCCTCTGTCTGACACTGACTGATACCATTGTTGCACAGGGAAAAAAGGATTCGCTATCTACATATCTTTCAGATGTGTTTGAAGAACGGTTTCACAGGCCTGTGGAGATCCGTGTTCTTTATGAAAAAGCAAAAGACAGCAAGCTGAAATACAACGAGGCGAAATTAGAGCAGGAAATCGAAGCAATCAGAGAACAGTCGCAGGCCGTAAAAGCAAAGAAAGCACAGGAACTGGAACAAAAAGAAGAGAAGAAAGACGAAAAGACCAAAGCAAAAAGCAACTCAGCAGGAGAAAGCGGGAACAATACCAAAAGTGGCGGAAGAAGTTCAGGTGGATTTAAGAAGGGCGGCTCATTCGGAAAAGGTGGATATTCCTTTGTACGTAAAGCTACCGATGATCCAAACCTTATCTACGGACGTGATTTTGACGATGAGACGATAGAACTTAAGAATGTCCTGGGAGAGATGGGAGAGATTACCATCCGCGGAAAAGTCATCAGCATGGAGACCAGAGAGATACGTAACGAGAAGACGATCATTATGTTTGCAGTTACGGATTTTACGGATTCTATTATGGTGAAAATGTTTGTGCGGAATGATCAGCTGGCAGATATCCTGGGGGATATTAAGAATGGCGCATTTCTGAAATTAAAAGGTGTGACAACGGTTGACCGTTTTGATTCGGAACTGAATATCCAGTCGGTAGTCGGAATCAAAAAGATCAGTGATTTTACAGAATCCAGAGTGGATACGGCACCGGAAAAGCGTGTGGAGCTTCACTGCCATACAAAGATGAGCGATATGGATGCGGTAACTGATGTAACAACATTGCTGAAACAGGCGCATGACTGGGGGCATCCGGCGATGGCGATTACAGATCACGGTGTCGTCCAGGCGTTTACAGATGCGAACCATTATATTGAGTCGCTGGATAAGGATGATCCGTTTAAAGTGATTTACGGTGTGGAAGGCTACCTGGTGGACGACCTGACTGATGTGGCAGTGAATGAAAAGGGACAGCCACTGGATGATACTTATGTAGTATTTGACCTTGAGACGACAGGGTTCAGTCCAATTAAGGATAAGATTATTGAGATTGGTGCGGTGAAGGTAGAACATGGAGAGATTACTGATAAGTTCAGCACATTCGTTAATCCGAAAGTACCGATTCCATTTCAAATCACACAGCTTACCAGTATTACAGATCAGATGGTTATAGGAGCACCGGATATCGAGACAGTTCTTCCACAATTCCTGGAATTTATCGGTGATGCGGCACTGGTCGCACACAATGCATCCTTTGATGTAAGCTTTATTGAACAAAATTGCAGATATCAGGATATCCAGCCGGATTTCACATCGGTGGACACCGTGGCGATGGCGCGTATTCTTCTGCCGACACTTTCAAAGTACAAGCTGAATGTAGTGGCGAATGCACTGCATATTTCGCTGGAAAATCATCACAGGGCTGTTGATGATGCCGGGGCAACAGCAGAGATATTTGTGAAATTTGTAGAAATGTTAAAAGACAGGGGGATTTATGACCTGGCAAAACTGAACCAGTTCGGCGAAAATAATGCGGATGCTGTCCGCAAGCTTCCATCATACCATGTGATCATTCTGGCACTGAATGAAGTGGGACGCGTGAATCTGTATACGCTGATCTCAATGTCACATCTGAAATATTATGCGAGAAGACCGAGAATTCCAAAGAGTGAACTGTCGAAATACAGAGAAGGACTTCTGGTGGGAAGTGCCTGTGAGGCAGGAGAACTTTATCAGGCAATACTGAATGACAAATCAGAAGAACGCATTGCAAAGATCGCCAACTTTTATGATTATCTGGAGATTCAGCCGCTTGGAAACAACCAGTTTATGATTGAAAGCCCGAAGATCACGAAGGTACAGAATGAGGAAGACTTAAAAGAGATCAACAGGAAGATCGTCGCACTTGGTGAACGGTTCAATAAGCCGGTTGTCGGAACTTGTGACGTGCATTTCATGAATCCGGAAGATGAGGTATACAGAAGAATCATCATGGCAGGAAAGGGCTTTGGTGATGCGGACAATCAGCCGCCGCTGTATCTTAGGACCACGGATGAGATGCTGGAAGAATTCGAATATCTGGGGTCTGCAAAGGCAAGAGAGATTGTCATCGAGAATCCGGTGAAGATCGCGGAGATGGTCGAAAAGATCACGCCGGTGCGTCCGGACAAGTGTCCGCCGGTTATCCCGGATTCGGACAAGATGCTCCGTGATATCTGTTATAATAAAGCACATTCCATGTACGGAGAGAATCTTCCGGAGATTGTTACCGAGCGTCTGGAGCGAGAACTGAATTCAATCATATCCAATGGTTTTGCCGTTATGTATATTATTGCACAGAAACTGGTATGGAAATCAGTGGAAGACGGATATCTGGTAGGTTCACGTGGTTCCGTAGGATCTTCTTTTGTAGCGACCATGGCGGGAATCACAGAGGTTAACCCATTAAGTCCGCACTATTACTGTAAGAAATGTCATTACAGTGATTTTGATTCGGAAGAAGTCAGGAAATTTGCCGGAGGCTGCGGATGGGATATGCCGGACCGTGTATGTCCGGTATGTGGAGAGAAGCTTATAAAAGATGGATTTGATATTCCGTTCGAGACTTTCCTTGGATTCAAGGGAAATAAAGAGCCGGATATTGACCTGAACTTCTCGGGAGATTATCAGAGTAATGCGCATAAGTATACAGAGGTTATCTTTGGTGCGGGTCAGACATTCCGTGCCGGAACGGTAGGTACACTGGCGGACAAGACCGCATTCGGTTATGTAAAGAATTATTACGAAGAACATGGACAGGGTAAAAGAAAATGTGAGATTGACCGTATCGTACAGGGGTGTACGGGAATCCGCCGAAGTACCGGACAGCATCCGGGAGGAATCATTGTACTTCCGCTTGGCGAAGAGATCAACTCTTTTACACCGGTACAGCATCCGGCGAATGATATGACGACGGATATCGTCACCACACATTTCGATTACCATTCGATAGACCACAACCTGTTAAAGCTTGATATTCTCGGACATGATGATCCGACTATGATCAAGACACTGGAGGAATATATCAGTTCCCCGGCGATGGACAACGAATACAATGAGACGGATAACCGTTTTGATGCTACGAAGATTCCACTGGATGATCCGGGGGTAATTTCTTTGTTTCATGATACATCGGCACTTGGTATCAAGCCGGATGATATCGGCGGATGTCCGGTCGGATGCCTTGGAATCCCGGAATTTGGAACTGATTTCGTTATCCAGATGGTAGTGGATACAAAGCCGAATACAATTTCGGATCTGATCCGTATCTCCGGTCTGTCACATGGAACGGACGTGTGGCTGAATAATGCACAGGAACTGATCCGGAGCGGAAAGGCAACCATTTCCACGGCAATCTGTACCCGTGATGATATCATGACCTATCTGATCAACAAGGGGATGGACAGTGAGGAATCATTTACCATTATGGAGCGTGTCCGTAAGGGAACCGTTGCAAAAGGAAAATGTAAAGAATGGCCGGAGTTCAAAAAAGACATGGCAGAACACAATGTACCCGACTGGTATGTCTGGTCCTGTGAACAGATCAAATACATGTTCCCGAAAGCGCATGCGGCAGCATACGTTATGATGGCATATCGTATCGCATACTGTAAGATCAACTATCCACTGGCATATTATGGGGCGTATTTTGGAATCCGTGCAGATGCATTTTCTTACGAGATCATGTGCCAGGGGAAGGAAAAGCTTCAGTACTATATTGATGATTACAACCGCCGTTCTGCGACACTCAGTAAAAAAGAACAGGATACGATGAAGGATATGAAGATTGTGCAGGAGATGTATGCAAGAGGATTCGAATTTGAGCCGCTTGATATCTACAAAGCACAGGCGACAAAGTTCCTGATCGTAAACGGCAAGTTGATGCCGCCACTTTCGAGTATCGACGGTATGGGAGAAAAAGCTGCCGAGGCAGTTGCAGAAGCATCTAAAGACGGAACTTATCTGTCACTGGATGACTTCAGACAGAGAACAAAAGCAAGTAAGACCGTTATTGACACGATGGTAGAGCTTGGGATCCTTGCAGATCTTCCGGCATCGAACCAGCTGTCATTGTTTGATTTTTAG
- the ispG gene encoding flavodoxin-dependent (E)-4-hydroxy-3-methylbut-2-enyl-diphosphate synthase, which produces MDNYRNKTRKVQIGDVCIGGGEKIAIQSMTNTKTEDVEACVAQILRLEKAGCDIIRVAVPTMEAAESISKIKKQIHIPLVADIHFDYRLAIAAIENGADKIRINPGNIGDEKRVRAVVEKAKEYHIPIRVGVNSGSLEKHLVEKYHGVTAEGLVESALDKVHLIENMGYDNLVVSIKSSDVMMCVKAHELLAPQCPYPLHVGITESGTLLAGNIKSSIGLGLILSQGIGDTIRVSLTGDPVEEIKSAKLILKTLGLRKGGIEVVSCPTCGRTKIDLIGLANQVQDMVADIPLDIKVAVMGCVVNGPGEAKEADIGIAGGCGEGLLIKKGEIVKKVKEEELLETLRQELLHWNE; this is translated from the coding sequence ATGGATAACTACAGGAATAAAACCAGAAAAGTACAAATTGGGGATGTATGCATCGGTGGTGGAGAAAAAATTGCGATCCAGTCTATGACAAATACAAAGACGGAAGATGTAGAAGCATGTGTGGCACAGATTTTAAGACTTGAAAAAGCAGGATGTGATATCATTCGTGTGGCAGTGCCAACGATGGAAGCGGCAGAAAGTATCAGCAAGATTAAAAAGCAGATCCATATTCCACTGGTGGCGGATATACATTTTGATTATCGCCTGGCAATTGCAGCAATCGAAAACGGAGCGGATAAGATCCGTATCAATCCGGGAAATATCGGAGATGAAAAAAGAGTCAGAGCAGTGGTAGAAAAAGCAAAAGAATATCATATACCGATACGTGTCGGAGTGAACAGTGGATCGCTTGAAAAACATCTGGTAGAGAAATACCATGGAGTGACAGCAGAAGGACTGGTAGAAAGTGCACTGGATAAAGTGCATCTGATCGAAAATATGGGATATGATAATCTTGTAGTAAGTATCAAATCTTCAGATGTGATGATGTGTGTAAAAGCGCATGAATTGCTTGCACCGCAATGTCCATACCCGCTGCATGTCGGTATTACAGAGTCAGGAACATTACTTGCAGGAAATATAAAATCATCGATCGGACTCGGACTGATCTTAAGTCAGGGGATTGGAGATACGATTCGTGTATCTCTTACCGGAGACCCGGTAGAAGAGATCAAATCGGCCAAGCTGATCTTAAAGACACTGGGACTTAGAAAGGGTGGAATAGAAGTAGTATCCTGCCCGACCTGTGGAAGAACCAAGATTGATCTGATCGGACTCGCAAATCAGGTGCAGGATATGGTGGCGGATATTCCACTGGATATTAAAGTTGCTGTTATGGGATGTGTGGTAAACGGACCTGGAGAAGCAAAAGAAGCAGATATCGGAATTGCCGGAGGATGCGGAGAAGGTCTTTTGATCAAGAAAGGTGAAATTGTCAAAAAAGTAAAAGAAGAAGAATTATTGGAAACGTTAAGACAGGAGTTGTTACACTGGAATGAGTAA
- a CDS encoding helix-turn-helix domain-containing protein: MPFSEKLKKLREENHYTQKYVAKHLNVARSTIAGYETKNRQPSHEKLTILAELFHVSVDYLLDDDISEITLSDKSTAQKSEHYLLTHFHRLSNSSKKELLNFLQYLEQRDESARSKSAL; encoded by the coding sequence ATGCCATTTTCTGAAAAACTAAAAAAATTACGTGAAGAAAATCATTATACCCAGAAATATGTTGCAAAACATCTCAATGTTGCACGTTCTACCATTGCCGGGTATGAAACAAAGAATCGTCAGCCTTCTCACGAAAAACTGACGATTCTTGCTGAGCTTTTTCATGTTTCAGTTGATTATCTGCTGGACGATGATATCAGTGAAATCACACTTTCCGATAAATCAACGGCTCAAAAATCAGAGCACTATCTTCTCACCCATTTTCACCGCTTATCTAATTCTTCTAAAAAAGAATTGTTAAACTTTCTTCAATACCTGGAACAGCGGGATGAATCCGCACGCAGCAAATCAGCTCTTTAA
- a CDS encoding type 1 glutamine amidotransferase, translating into MKITIGHLYPDLLNLYGDRGNIACLMKRCIWRGIEAETIEFNTGNQIDFSKLDIVLLGGGSDREQAIVCKSLLEIQSEFKDYVEDGGVVIAVCGGYQLLGKYYKTDAGMIEGLNLVDIYTEQEEGRLIDNIVLDSDLVDMPVVGFENHGGRTYLNGNKPFGKVLYGAGNDGKSGYEGVVYKNVIGTYLHGPLLPKNPQVSDYLIQKALERKYGEVQLMPLDDSQEKEANDYIYHRFVK; encoded by the coding sequence ATGAAAATTACGATAGGGCATCTGTATCCAGATCTTTTGAATCTGTACGGCGACAGAGGGAATATCGCATGTCTGATGAAACGATGTATCTGGCGTGGAATTGAAGCAGAGACGATAGAGTTTAATACAGGGAATCAGATTGATTTTTCAAAATTGGATATTGTACTGTTAGGCGGAGGTTCAGACCGTGAACAGGCAATCGTATGTAAAAGTCTTCTTGAGATTCAAAGTGAATTCAAGGATTATGTGGAAGACGGAGGAGTTGTTATTGCAGTATGCGGAGGATATCAGCTTCTTGGAAAATATTATAAGACAGATGCCGGAATGATCGAGGGACTGAATCTGGTTGACATTTATACGGAACAGGAAGAGGGACGTCTCATAGATAATATTGTACTGGACAGTGATCTTGTAGATATGCCGGTGGTTGGATTTGAAAATCATGGGGGAAGAACATACCTCAATGGAAATAAGCCATTTGGAAAAGTATTATACGGAGCGGGAAATGACGGGAAAAGCGGCTATGAAGGCGTAGTTTACAAAAATGTAATCGGTACTTATCTGCATGGTCCGTTGCTTCCAAAGAATCCACAGGTGAGTGACTATCTGATCCAGAAAGCGCTCGAAAGAAAGTACGGGGAAGTTCAGTTAATGCCTCTGGATGACAGTCAGGAAAAAGAAGCAAATGATTATATTTATCACCGTTTTGTGAAATAA
- a CDS encoding MurT ligase domain-containing protein → MGVRRMLAVWAAKISEKASVHIFHRQGVTWAGKIALKIDPSILHDLAGQVRKDIFIVCGTNGKTTTNNMLCAAIEKEGYKVICNHTGSNMLNGVVAAFVLGAGLSGNLDADYACIETDEASTRRVFPHFKPDYMVLTNLFRDQLDRYGEIDITMNILKEVMQSAPKMKVIVNGDDALSAYLAMESGNPYVTYGISEKVVDDKDSHEIREGRFCKKCGAPLKYNFYHYSQLGDYACTGCDFKRPAIEYDASDVAVSDHLAFTVDGRRLEANYKGFYNVYNILAAYAAGRTGGLELEHFQDMLTDFNPENGRMEQFEVKGTKIVLNLAKNPAGFNQNISAVMQDDSMKDVIIVINDNAQDGTDVSWLWDVDFDRFKGANVNSITVSGIRCQDMRLRMKYVDIPSMLEADVEKAIRERVEDGCGNLYVLVNYTALFSTRNVLKKMEEER, encoded by the coding sequence ATGGGAGTACGCAGAATGCTGGCCGTATGGGCAGCGAAGATAAGTGAAAAAGCAAGTGTACATATCTTTCACCGCCAGGGTGTGACCTGGGCGGGAAAGATTGCACTGAAGATTGATCCAAGCATCCTGCATGATCTTGCGGGACAAGTCAGAAAAGACATTTTTATTGTATGTGGAACCAATGGAAAGACGACAACCAACAATATGCTCTGTGCAGCAATCGAGAAGGAAGGTTATAAAGTAATCTGTAACCATACCGGTTCCAACATGTTGAATGGTGTTGTGGCAGCCTTTGTATTAGGTGCGGGTTTAAGTGGTAATCTGGATGCGGATTATGCATGTATCGAGACTGATGAAGCTTCGACAAGAAGGGTATTTCCACACTTTAAGCCGGATTATATGGTACTGACGAATCTGTTCCGTGACCAGCTTGACCGTTACGGTGAGATCGACATTACAATGAATATCTTAAAAGAAGTGATGCAGAGTGCACCAAAGATGAAGGTGATCGTGAACGGGGATGATGCATTGTCTGCTTACCTTGCAATGGAAAGCGGTAATCCGTATGTAACTTACGGAATCAGTGAAAAGGTAGTGGATGATAAGGATTCCCATGAGATCAGAGAGGGACGTTTCTGTAAGAAATGCGGAGCACCGTTAAAATATAATTTCTATCACTACAGCCAGCTTGGCGATTATGCATGTACAGGCTGTGATTTTAAGCGTCCGGCAATTGAATATGATGCATCGGATGTGGCAGTCAGCGACCATCTTGCATTTACGGTAGATGGCAGACGCCTGGAGGCCAATTATAAAGGCTTCTATAATGTATATAATATTCTGGCAGCCTACGCGGCTGGAAGAACCGGAGGGCTTGAGCTGGAGCATTTTCAGGATATGCTTACAGATTTCAACCCGGAAAACGGACGTATGGAGCAGTTTGAGGTAAAAGGCACAAAGATCGTGCTGAATCTTGCGAAGAATCCGGCAGGATTCAATCAGAATATCTCAGCGGTTATGCAGGATGATTCCATGAAGGATGTGATCATTGTGATCAATGACAATGCACAGGATGGAACGGATGTTTCGTGGCTTTGGGATGTGGACTTTGACAGATTTAAGGGTGCTAATGTGAATTCGATTACAGTAAGCGGTATCCGTTGTCAGGATATGAGACTTCGTATGAAATATGTGGACATCCCATCTATGCTGGAAGCAGATGTTGAAAAGGCAATCCGGGAAAGGGTTGAAGATGGCTGTGGCAATCTGTATGTACTGGTGAATTATACGGCTCTGTTCAGTACCAGAAATGTATTGAAAAAGATGGAGGAAGAAAGATAA
- a CDS encoding carbohydrate kinase family protein, with amino-acid sequence MEKIYDVTALGEMLIDFAVNGESEQGNQLFEACPGGAPCNVLAMLNKLGRKTAFIGKVGDDQFGKLLRDTITNIGIEAKGLVMDQDIHTTLAFVHTFPDGDREFSFYRKPGADMMLKEEEVDYDLIRQSKVFHFGTLSMTDEPVKSATKKALAVAKEAGCMITFDPNLRPPLWKTLDEAKAQMEYGFENCDVLKISDNEIQFVSGKEDYDEGIKYLQEKYQIPLIFLTMGKEGSRAYYKNFRVEQPGFTVKAIETTGAGDTFCGCSINGVLKYGLDNLDEAKLKEILTYANAGAALITMKKGAIRSMPEPENIKELIGK; translated from the coding sequence ATGGAAAAGATATATGACGTAACAGCACTTGGAGAAATGCTGATCGACTTTGCAGTGAATGGGGAAAGTGAGCAGGGAAATCAGTTGTTTGAAGCCTGCCCGGGTGGTGCGCCGTGTAATGTGCTTGCAATGTTGAACAAACTTGGAAGAAAAACCGCATTCATTGGAAAAGTTGGGGATGACCAGTTTGGTAAACTGTTAAGAGATACGATTACAAATATCGGAATAGAAGCAAAAGGACTTGTGATGGATCAGGATATCCACACGACACTGGCTTTTGTACATACTTTCCCGGATGGTGACAGAGAATTTTCTTTTTACCGCAAACCGGGAGCTGATATGATGCTGAAGGAAGAGGAAGTAGATTATGATCTGATCCGCCAGTCAAAGGTATTTCACTTTGGAACACTTTCTATGACAGATGAGCCGGTGAAGAGTGCAACAAAGAAGGCACTTGCAGTCGCTAAAGAAGCAGGCTGCATGATCACATTTGATCCGAACTTACGTCCGCCGCTGTGGAAGACTCTGGATGAAGCAAAAGCACAGATGGAATATGGCTTCGAAAATTGTGACGTACTGAAGATCTCTGACAATGAGATCCAGTTTGTATCAGGAAAAGAAGATTATGATGAAGGAATTAAGTATCTTCAGGAAAAGTATCAGATTCCTCTTATCTTCCTGACGATGGGAAAAGAAGGAAGCAGAGCCTACTATAAAAACTTTCGTGTAGAGCAGCCGGGATTTACTGTGAAAGCAATTGAGACAACAGGAGCAGGAGATACATTCTGCGGATGTTCGATCAACGGTGTATTAAAGTACGGTCTGGATAATCTGGATGAGGCAAAATTAAAAGAGATTCTGACATATGCGAATGCAGGTGCAGCACTGATCACAATGAAAAAAGGTGCGATCCGTTCGATGCCGGAACCGGAAAATATCAAAGAACTGATCGGGAAATAG
- a CDS encoding COG2426 family protein — protein MTNTLIHGIIDALSGSVSKEVIVFLISMIPILELRGALLVAGPILGVKVSTAIPLCIIGNIIPVPFILLLITPVFNWMKGTKTFKPLVDKLESKAMRQKDQIEKYEFWGLVLFVGIPLPGTGAWTGSLIAALLGMKFKKAFPAVIIGICMATVIMWFISYVLLGGVHLLG, from the coding sequence ATGACCAATACGTTAATACATGGGATTATTGATGCGTTAAGCGGAAGTGTGAGTAAAGAAGTGATCGTATTTCTGATCTCGATGATCCCGATCCTTGAACTTCGCGGGGCGCTGCTTGTTGCAGGACCGATCCTTGGAGTAAAGGTATCGACTGCGATTCCACTTTGCATTATCGGAAATATCATTCCGGTTCCATTTATTTTGCTTCTGATCACACCGGTATTTAACTGGATGAAGGGAACGAAAACATTCAAGCCGCTGGTGGATAAACTGGAATCCAAGGCGATGCGGCAGAAGGACCAGATTGAAAAATATGAATTCTGGGGACTGGTGTTATTCGTGGGAATCCCTCTTCCGGGAACCGGCGCATGGACAGGGTCTCTGATTGCAGCACTTCTGGGAATGAAATTTAAGAAAGCATTTCCGGCTGTTATCATTGGAATTTGTATGGCAACTGTAATTATGTGGTTTATATCGTATGTACTTCTTGGAGGGGTACATCTGTTAGGATAA